TCGCGGGGATGGCCTCCTGCACGACCTCGTCCAGGACGGGCGCGCGGCCGATGCGGCTCTCCAGCACGCGGGCGGGAGCCTTGCCGGGGCGGAAGCCGGGGATGCGGACCTGCTTGGCCAGCTTGCGGTAGGCGCGGTCGAAGTCCGACTTGAGCTCGTCGAACGGCACCTCGACGTTGATCCGGACCCGCGTCGGGCTCAGGTGCTCGACGGTGCTCTTCAACGTGGTCTCCTCGTAACGGGCAGGACGTGCGGAACACCCCGGCGACGCCCGCGCGGGGGCCGGAGTGGAGACCCGAGTCTATGCGGTGCGCCGCGACCCGGGTGGCCGACCCCGGATGTCGTCACCTTGCCCCCGCACGCCGCGCACGCCGCCGATCACCCCGGTCTCCGCACACCTGCCCGCCGCACCCGCGTACCACTGTCCGTTCGTTGTGCGTGCGTGCTCACACTGCGCCACCGGCCCGACGCTCCCCGGCCCCGCCCGCGCCGCCGCGCACAGACACGTCCGCGCCATTTCCCGACCTGGCCCCACGGACGGCGCAGCGCGTTCTGGCGTTCGGCTCAATACCATTTGCGGGTCGTTACCGTTCTTTCCATTTCCGGACACCCGGAATGCATTCACCCGGACCGCACGGCGGGTATGCACCCGAGGACCGGTTTCGATCTTGCCCGGCGCACGCAATCCGCACCGGTGCGGACACGTCCGTGTGAGCCGGACCGCAAGGAGCGGGGTTGCCCGTGCCGCGTTCCGGCCGCACCCATACGCACGAACGGACCAACACCCGTCCCCGGCACTAGGCCATTGGAGTGGCACTGCCGGACGTTGACTCAGCGAAACACCCCATCACCCAGCGAAGTCGCGAGACCATGGTGTAACACGGATGTCGTAACGACGACTAACGGTCGGCGACGAGCGCGGGGAGGTGGTTCGTCACAAGGGGTGAATTGAGGCCGTTCGGAGTAGCGCTCGACAGAAAAGTTTCACTTGTCGAGATGACTCCACTCGCCGTAGTCCATTAGTGTGGGTTTCAGGTAGCGTGACGCCCGGACCCGCATCGCTGGACCACGAAATAATTCACGTTGCCGGACGTTCTGGGGGGCCAGCAGCGGACGCCACCGGCAACCGGGACCGAGGAACGAGCGAGACAATGTCATCGAGCTTCTTAACCACCTACCAGACAAGGTGCCGATGACCCGATGAGAGCCATTCCGCCGCTGCCGAGCAGTGCCCCCGGACCTGACCCGGGCGTCGGCTGTGCACACCATCGTGTCGGCTTCCGACAGGTTCTGGCAACCACACGAGTCCATCGGGTACCGCCCCTCACGGGAGAGCGGCGATGTTGATCAACGAGTAGTGGGTCGACTGCCGCCATGCACCGAACCCTCGGCCGGGTCGTCCCTCCGTCCGGCCGCGGATCACTTTCACGCACCGTTGGGGAGCTCCATGGAGACGCGTCAGCTTTTGGCGTTCACAACTGTGGTTCAAACGGGCAGTTTCACCAAGGCAGCCGCCACGCTGAATTGCTCGCAACCCACCATCACCACGCGGATCAAGGCACTCGAAGAGACCCTTGGGGTGCCGCTGTTCCGCAGGCTGCCGCGAGGCATACAGATGACCTCCGCGGGAGTCGAGCTGCTGCCTTTCGCGCGCAACATCATCACCTTGACCGACAAGGCGCGAAAAGCGATCACGATGAACGGCGAGCCGCACGGCAAGCTGGTCATCGGCAGCGCACAGAGTCTGACCGACTACCGACTGTTACCTCTGATCGAGTACATGTGTTGGAGGTACCCGAGCGTCCAGATCTCCCTGCACTCGCGCAACACCGCCACCAACCTGGCGTCGGTTCGCGAGGGGAGGCTGGACTGCGCGTTCTTCATCGGCCCGGTCGAGGCCCGCGAGGGCTTGGAGACGACCGTGCTGTGCCCGGAACCGCTGGTGATGGTCGCGGGCCCGACCCACGCCCTGACCCGGCGCTCGGTGATCACCGAGGACGAGCTGCGCGGCAGCACGCTCATCCGGGCGGAGAACGGCGCGAGCTACTACGAGCAGTTCGAGCAGGCGCTGGGGTTGCAGGACGCCGAGTCCCGCTCGCCGGTGCTGGCTCTGGATTCGATCGACGCCGCGAAGCGCGCGGTGGCCTCGGGACTGGGGATCTCGTTGATGCCCGAGGTGACCGTCGCGGCCGAACTGGCGGACGGGCGGCTGTGCCGCCTGCCGTGGGTACCCCCGTTCCGGGTGTACACGCAGTTCGCGTGGCGGCAGGACAACTCCACCAACCCGTCGGTGACCGCTCTGGTGTCCGCGGCGGCGCAGGTGGTGAGTGAACAGGTGGCCCAGCCCGCCTGACAAGCACGACCACTGGGGAACGGCCGTTCTTGAGCGCCCAGGCGCGGGTGTGCTCAAGAACGGCACTGGAACAGCGAAAAGCCCTGACCAACCACGTTCGGTCGGCCAGGGCAACCGTCGGGGCGACAGGATTTGAACCTGCGACCCCCCGCTCCCAAAGCGGGTGCGCTACCAAACTGCGCCACGCCCCGGTCCCCACCACCCTATCGCGACAGGCTAAGCTGACCCCGCGCCCACCCCCGTGGACGCGATGCGGGTGTAGCTCAATGGTAGAGCCCCAGCCTTCCAAGCTGGTCATGCGGGTTCGATTCCCGTCACCCGCTCTCTCTCGTCACCGCTGGTAGAGGCCCGTGCAGACCGTCCCTCGTGGACGGTCTTCTGCGTTTTCGGGGGCTTCGCACGCGCTCAGGGCACGGCGGGGTGGGTGAGCAGGTGGTGGAGGTCTTGGGTGAAGGTGCGTAGTTGTTCGCCTGCCTCCACGTCGATGGTGACGGTGGCCTCCCACGGGGTGGGGCGGTGGTGCCAGGTGCGCAGGGTCCACGTCAGGGTTACGTGGTGGCCGGTGTGGGTGGCGGTTACGACGAGGTTGTCGTCGTAGGTCTGCCAGGTTCTGGGGCCTGGCCAGCCCGCGAAGTCGTCGACCAAGGTCTGGAGGAAGCGGCTCAGGGGGTCTGGTTCCATCACGCCCACTGTTACGCCGTGGGCGGTGCAGTGGAGGGTTTCGACGTTGGAGTCGTAGCCGAGGTCTACGCAGATTTCGCGTGAACCGTCGCCGTGGGGGTCTACCGGGTTGCTGAAGGTGATCCACGTGCCGGTTTCGGAGCGCACGGTGACGTGCTCTGGGGGCGGGTGGTCGCAGGGCATGGCCTTCACTCGGGTGGGTGGCGTGGCGGGCGGAATGTTCACGGGGTCGTAGCGTGGGTGGGCATGGTGATGGTGGTGGTGCAAGAGACCGCTGATGATGCCCTTGGCGTTGGGGTGTTGTTGTTCCTGGCCGGGCTTGCGGTGGCGTTGGTGGTGTTGTGGGTGGCTGCCCTCGTTTCCGTGTTGCGGCATCCGCGGTTGACCGGGGGCGGGAAGTTCCTCTGGATCCTGGTGATCTTCGCGTTTCCGCTGCTGGGCAGCATCGGGTGGTTCGTGGCGGGTAAGGACGCCCAGTTGGTGAAGACGCCTGTGGGGCCGCCTGCGTCGACCATGATGTGAGCTATGAGGCTTGATCAGATCGTGGTCGACTGCCGGGAACCTGCTCGGCTGGTGCGGTTCTGGGCCGGGTTGTTGGGTGGTGCCGTGGTCGAGCGGGAGCGTGGGTGGGCGCATGTCGAGCCGCCTGGGTGGCCGCGGATCTCGTTCCAGCCCGTGCCCGAAGGGAAGGTCGCCAAGAATCGGCTGCACCTGGATGTGGGGGTGGACGACATCGCCGTTGCGACGGAGAAGGCGGTGGGGCTGGGGGCTCGGGTGGTGGGTGGGGTGGTCACCGACGAGCAGGGGAGTTTTCAGGTGTTGGTGGATCCCGAGGGCAACGAGTTCTGCCTCGTCATCAGCTAGTGTCGTCAGGCTAAGAGGTGACCGCGCGCCAGAGGGCCTCGCCGAAGCGGATGGCCAGCAGCACCATGAGGAAGCCGATGCCGAAGGTCACCAGGCATCTCAGCACGAGTCGCAGCTTCGCGCGGGTCATCGGCACAGTGTGCGCCCTACGATGCCCTGGTGACCGCGGATTGCGTGTTCTGCCGGATCATCAACGGTGACGCCACAGCACGAGTTGTGCTTGAGACCGACACGGTGTTGGCGTTCCACGACATCAATCCCCAGACGCCGACGCATGTGCTGGTGATCCCCAAGGAGCACTTTCCGGCCGTGGGCGACATGGACCCGACGACGGCGGGCGAGGTGCTGGCGGCGGCGCACCAGGTGGCGAAGGCCGAAGGGGTTGACGAGAGCGGCTATCGGCTGGTGTTCAACACCGGGCCGGACACCGGGCAGACGGTGTTCCACGTGCACTGCCATGTGCTGGGTGGGCGTGAGTTGCACTGGCCGCCGGGCTGACACACGAGCACTATCCGATCGCGGAGGCTACAGAGAGCGCTATCCGGTGGCGGCGGCTACAGAGGTGCGGAGTGCGTGTACCACCGAAAGGTCGCCCTCCACCGACAGTTCCGACTCGGGAACCCGGCCCCACAGCCACAAGTCCACCGCCGACGCCGAACCGGACACCACCGCCGCCGGGTCGGCCGAGGCGCAGAAGTCCACGACCTCCTCGTGCAGCGCCACCGTCCACTCCCTCCCCGGCACGCGGAGGGTGATCGCACGGCCGTCGCAGTGGGCCGCCGGGGGTAAGTGGCAGCCCAGCCACAACCGCAGGACCTCCTCGATGCCGTCCACGGCCAGGGCGTGGTCCAAGGGTGCGGCCAGACCGGCGGCGGCCTGGGCGTCCACGCGGTGCACGGCCGTCTCGTGTGCCATGCGGCGCAACCAGAAGCCGACCGTGCGGTCCCACGGGCACCACGTGGCCGCCGGTTCGGCGGCACGCGTCGGGTCCAGCACGGCGATCAGCGACGCCGCCCCGATCCGGTACCAGTCGACGGGGTCGGCACCGGCCGGGTCCCGCGGCCACTCCCGCGGTCTGCTGCCCCGCGTCACCCACCGCACCACCAGCCGGTGCACCGAACCGACGTGCCGGACCAGGTCGGCCACGGTCATCCCGGGACATCCGGGGACTGGTCGGTCCGGCGGCACCAGGTCCGCGGCCACCGCGAGTGCGGCTGCCTCGGTCCGGAGGGCGCCGCCCAGCGCGTGTGGGTCCACCCGTGCAGCATGTCCGAGCCCGGCCGCCCGACGCGACCCCTGATCGCCGAAAACCCGTTCGCGCGAACCGGCCGCGCGGCGTATGAAGAACGGTCATGGCGCTCACTCTCCGCACGCTCCGGTACGACGAGCTGGCCACCTACCAGCACGTCTTCAACCAGGCCTTCCTCTCCGACAGCGCCGAGGACCGCCTGGAGCGGTGGCGGGACGTCTTCGAGCCCGACCGGCACCACGGCGTCTTCGAGGACGGCGAGCTGCTCGCCGGCGCGGGCATCCAGACCCGGGACATCACGGTGCCCGGCGGCGGGCCGCAGCCGGTCGCGGCGGTCACGGGAGTGGCGGTGAAGCCGGGACACCGCCGGCGTGGCCTGCTCACCAGCCTGATGACCGCCCAGCTGAAAACCCTGCACGACGAGGGTCGCGAGGCGATCGCCGCGCTGTGGGCGTCGGAAGCGGGCATCTACGACCGCTTCGGCTACGGCCTCGCCGCGGAGTTCAACCGCATGTCGGTGCCCGCGAAGGCGGCGTTCCGCCCCGGCGTGACGACCGGCGGCACGCGGCTCCGCGAGGCACCGGCCGCCGAGGCGATGCCGCTGGTCAAGGCGATCTACGACCGGGTCCGGCCGTCCCGCACGGGGTGGCTGAGCCGCGTCGACGCGATGTGGGACCACCACCTCGCCGACGAGGAGCACGACCGCGACGGCCTCACCGCCTACCGGTACGTCCTGCACCCGCACGGCTACGCCGTCTACCGGGTCAAGGGCAACTGGGTGGACCAGGGCCCGCGCAACGAGCTGCACGTCCGCGAGATCGCCGCCGAGACCGACGAGGCCTACGCCGCGCTCTACCGGTACCTGCTCGACCTGGACATGGTCGGCGAGCTGAAGTTCTTCACCGCCTCCGACGACCCTGTCCTGCACCTGCTGGCCGACCAACGGCTCGCGCTGCGGTCGCGGGCGGACTCGCTGTGGGTGCGGGTGGTGGACGTCGACCGGGCGTTGCCGCTGCGGCGCTACCTGTCCGACGTGGACGCCGTGCTGGACGTGCGGGACGCGTTCTGCCCGTGGAACGCGGGCCGGTGGCGGCTGACCGTGAAGGACGGCGAGGCCTCGGTCCGCCGGGTGGACGACGACCCGGACGTCGAGCTGGACGTGCAGGCGCTGGGCGCGGCGTTCATGGGTGGCACGCGCCTGGCCACGCTCGCCCGCGCACAGCGGGTGCGTGAACTCACACCGGGCGCGCTGAACGCCTTGTCACACGCGTTCCTGGGCGACCGCGAGCCCCACTGCCCGGAGGTGTTCTGAGCCCTCCGGGAACCCGGAGCCGCCCGGAAACCGTTGAAAGGGACACAACGCCCGTCGCTGTCCCGGGAGGCCCCTGGTGAACGCCACCATCGTGGTGCTCGTGCTGATCGTCCTGGTCGTGGGCGGCGGGTGGTACCTCGCGAAGACCCGTGCCGCGGCCCGCCAACGGGCCCTGGAGGACGCGCAGGCCGAGGCCCGCCGCTGGGTGGAACGCCTGGGCGGTCAGGTGATGAGCCTGACCGGCACCGACGTCGCCTCCACGCAGGCCCTCGCCGACGCCTCGGAACGCTTCACGGCCGCCGGCTCGCAGATGGAGCAGGCCCGCACGCTGGAGCAGTGCAAGCTTGTCACCCAGACCGCGATGGAGGGCCTGTACTACGTCCGCGCGGCCCGCACGGCGATGGGCATGGACCCCGGCCCCGAGCTGCCCGACCTCAACGGCCAGGGCCGCGCCGGCAAGGTCTCGGAGGACCGCGAGGTCACCGTGCAGGGCCACAACTACGCCGCCTCCCCGCACCCCGGCGCGGGCACGCCGCACTACTACCCCGGCGGCATGGTGGCCGGGCGTCCGGTTCCCCAGGGCTGGTACAGCGAGCCGTGGTGGAAGCCGGCGCTGGTGGCGGGCGTGTGGGGCGTGGGCACGTTCCTGCTGTTCGACGCCATGTTCACCGGGATGGCCGGTGTCGCGATGGCCGACGCCTACTCGGACGGCTACGCGGACGGCATGGCGGCCGACGACGGCGGTGGCGACTTCGGCGGTGACACCGGTGGCGACTACGGCGCCGGGGACTTCGGTGGCGGTGACTTCGGCGGGGACATGGGCGGCGGCATGGACTTCGGCGGCTTCGACATCTAGCCCGAAACGCGTTGCGCGTGCCTCAAGAGCCCGCGCAACGCGCCTTAAACGGACTCGGTCCGCAGCACCGACACAGCGGCACCGCGTGCGCCGAACCACTGCTCCAGTTCCGTCCCGTCGAGCTTCACGCCCGGCAGGACCTCCGCCGGACCCAGGACGGTCCCGCGCATCCCGACGACCGTGGCGTCCACCAGGACCGCGTCCCAGAACGACGTGAGCGCCACCACCGAGCCCGACAGGTCGGCCCGGCTGAAGTCGCACCTGCGGAAGGTCGCGTCGGTCAGGTTCGCACCGCTCAAGTCCGCCTCGGTGAACCTGGCGTCCGTGGCGTCCGCCTTGGTCAGGTTCGCCCCGGCCAGCTTGGCGCGGACGAAGCTCGCGCCCTGGACCTGAGCGCGCACCAGATCGGCTTCCGTCAGGTCGGCGCGGATGAACCGGGCGCCTTCGCAGTGCGCCGCCCACAGCTCGATCCCGCGCAGCACGGTGTCGGCCAGGTTGGCGCGGCTGAACCAGGACTCCACGAACGGTCCGCCGGACAGGTCGGCGCCGCGCAGGTCGAGGTCCAGGGCGTAGAGGGGCTGCGACGGGTCGGCCAGCCACTCCCGGAACGCCTCCACCGCCTCGGCGGACGCGGGCCACCTCGGCGGCTGCCAGGGGTCACGGGTACCAGATGATTCGGTCACCCCAGCCCTCCTTCGCGACGACGGACTTCATGCTCTCGATGGCGGCGGCGTCGGCGTTGCGCGTGTCCATGATGACGTTACGCTGCTTCCTGAACTGGCCTTCGACGACGTCGCGGAACCACTTCTCGGTGTAGCCGTTCTGGTAGGGGCCGCTGTTGCGAACCTTCTCCGCGGTCTCGGGCGGCCAGTCGGAGTGGGCGCCCTTCATGTCCCACTTCTGGCCGTTGGCGTCCACGAAGTCGCCCTGGCCGGGGATCAGTTTGCCGTTGGCGTCCTTGGGCCGCTCGAACGGGCCGTAGCCGCGTTCTTCCAGGTCGAACATCACCCGGGCCTCGTCCTTGGAAGAGGGGCGGATCTTGCCGTTGTGGTCCGGGTCGCGGGCGACGTCGTTGAAGCGCTCCGCGTTCTTCGCCTCCAACTCCTTCAGGTGCTTGTCCAGCGCGGCCTTCTCGGCCGGGGTCAGCTCCGGGTGGGGCTGGGACGGGTCGGTGGGCCGGCGCGGCAGCGCCGGATGCGGGTCGCCGCCGGGGGTCGGGGTCGGGGGCGGGTTGTTGTCGCCGGGCGGCTTGCCCGAGCCGCCGCCGGAACCGTCGGTGGGCGGGGTGGTGCCACCCGAGGTGGGGGTCTCGCCGGGCTTCGGCGGGGTGTCCACGTGCGGGTTGTCGACGCCCGAGGTGTGCGTGGTGCCGCCCGTCTGCGGGGGCTGGGACACCGGTGCGCCGGAGGTGTTGGTGTTGCCGCCCGTGGGTGCGTCGGTGGTGCCCTTCGGCTTCACGTCGGTGTTGCCGGGCTTCTTCACCGGGTCCGGGGCGTGCGGCCCGCCGGGCGCGTCCGGGGCCTTGCGCAACGCCTTCAGGCCCCGCTTGATCAGGTCCCACAGCTCGTCCAGGCGCGACAGCAGCGGGCGCAGCTTGGCGATCGACCGCAGCAGCAGGGTGATCTTGTCGCCGATCTTCGCGACCCACTTGGCGATGATCGAGGTGGCCGCCGCCACCACGTGCGGCGTGGCGAAGCCCAGGGTCACGGCCTCCTCGGCCAGCCACTGCGGGATGCGGGCGACCAGCGTGGCCACGCACTCGGCGATCAGGTCCCGGACCAGGCCGCGCACGGTGCCGACCAGGACGCCGCTGACCTCCACGACCGAGCTGATGATCG
This DNA window, taken from Saccharothrix variisporea, encodes the following:
- a CDS encoding LysR family transcriptional regulator; protein product: METRQLLAFTTVVQTGSFTKAAATLNCSQPTITTRIKALEETLGVPLFRRLPRGIQMTSAGVELLPFARNIITLTDKARKAITMNGEPHGKLVIGSAQSLTDYRLLPLIEYMCWRYPSVQISLHSRNTATNLASVREGRLDCAFFIGPVEAREGLETTVLCPEPLVMVAGPTHALTRRSVITEDELRGSTLIRAENGASYYEQFEQALGLQDAESRSPVLALDSIDAAKRAVASGLGISLMPEVTVAAELADGRLCRLPWVPPFRVYTQFAWRQDNSTNPSVTALVSAAAQVVSEQVAQPA
- a CDS encoding DUF6228 family protein, whose amino-acid sequence is MNIPPATPPTRVKAMPCDHPPPEHVTVRSETGTWITFSNPVDPHGDGSREICVDLGYDSNVETLHCTAHGVTVGVMEPDPLSRFLQTLVDDFAGWPGPRTWQTYDDNLVVTATHTGHHVTLTWTLRTWHHRPTPWEATVTIDVEAGEQLRTFTQDLHHLLTHPAVP
- a CDS encoding PLDc N-terminal domain-containing protein yields the protein MVMVVVQETADDALGVGVLLFLAGLAVALVVLWVAALVSVLRHPRLTGGGKFLWILVIFAFPLLGSIGWFVAGKDAQLVKTPVGPPASTMM
- a CDS encoding VOC family protein — translated: MRLDQIVVDCREPARLVRFWAGLLGGAVVERERGWAHVEPPGWPRISFQPVPEGKVAKNRLHLDVGVDDIAVATEKAVGLGARVVGGVVTDEQGSFQVLVDPEGNEFCLVIS
- a CDS encoding histidine triad nucleotide-binding protein produces the protein MTADCVFCRIINGDATARVVLETDTVLAFHDINPQTPTHVLVIPKEHFPAVGDMDPTTAGEVLAAAHQVAKAEGVDESGYRLVFNTGPDTGQTVFHVHCHVLGGRELHWPPG
- a CDS encoding maleylpyruvate isomerase family mycothiol-dependent enzyme, whose amino-acid sequence is MDPHALGGALRTEAAALAVAADLVPPDRPVPGCPGMTVADLVRHVGSVHRLVVRWVTRGSRPREWPRDPAGADPVDWYRIGAASLIAVLDPTRAAEPAATWCPWDRTVGFWLRRMAHETAVHRVDAQAAAGLAAPLDHALAVDGIEEVLRLWLGCHLPPAAHCDGRAITLRVPGREWTVALHEEVVDFCASADPAAVVSGSASAVDLWLWGRVPESELSVEGDLSVVHALRTSVAAATG
- a CDS encoding GNAT family N-acetyltransferase, with product MALTLRTLRYDELATYQHVFNQAFLSDSAEDRLERWRDVFEPDRHHGVFEDGELLAGAGIQTRDITVPGGGPQPVAAVTGVAVKPGHRRRGLLTSLMTAQLKTLHDEGREAIAALWASEAGIYDRFGYGLAAEFNRMSVPAKAAFRPGVTTGGTRLREAPAAEAMPLVKAIYDRVRPSRTGWLSRVDAMWDHHLADEEHDRDGLTAYRYVLHPHGYAVYRVKGNWVDQGPRNELHVREIAAETDEAYAALYRYLLDLDMVGELKFFTASDDPVLHLLADQRLALRSRADSLWVRVVDVDRALPLRRYLSDVDAVLDVRDAFCPWNAGRWRLTVKDGEASVRRVDDDPDVELDVQALGAAFMGGTRLATLARAQRVRELTPGALNALSHAFLGDREPHCPEVF
- a CDS encoding pentapeptide repeat-containing protein, coding for MTESSGTRDPWQPPRWPASAEAVEAFREWLADPSQPLYALDLDLRGADLSGGPFVESWFSRANLADTVLRGIELWAAHCEGARFIRADLTEADLVRAQVQGASFVRAKLAGANLTKADATDARFTEADLSGANLTDATFRRCDFSRADLSGSVVALTSFWDAVLVDATVVGMRGTVLGPAEVLPGVKLDGTELEQWFGARGAAVSVLRTESV
- a CDS encoding WXG100 family type VII secretion target, coding for MNNPLVAPREDSTKSYTGIGIVESAVDLYNGVQNGSWIEGGLGLAGTGLEALSFVLDPFGSLIASAVSWLIEHIGPLRDALNWLAGDSDQIAAYAKTWQNVSQAVNRAGGDLTAETTRGTAGWTGPAADAYRTSVTNQSQHITAAANCAAIISSVVEVSGVLVGTVRGLVRDLIAECVATLVARIPQWLAEEAVTLGFATPHVVAAATSIIAKWVAKIGDKITLLLRSIAKLRPLLSRLDELWDLIKRGLKALRKAPDAPGGPHAPDPVKKPGNTDVKPKGTTDAPTGGNTNTSGAPVSQPPQTGGTTHTSGVDNPHVDTPPKPGETPTSGGTTPPTDGSGGGSGKPPGDNNPPPTPTPGGDPHPALPRRPTDPSQPHPELTPAEKAALDKHLKELEAKNAERFNDVARDPDHNGKIRPSSKDEARVMFDLEERGYGPFERPKDANGKLIPGQGDFVDANGQKWDMKGAHSDWPPETAEKVRNSGPYQNGYTEKWFRDVVEGQFRKQRNVIMDTRNADAAAIESMKSVVAKEGWGDRIIWYP